One Nocardioides aromaticivorans genomic window carries:
- a CDS encoding deoxyribonuclease IV — protein sequence MSELRIGAHVDQTDPIAEAAARDAPLVQFFLGNPQSYKGPVLSYEGGAAALRAAAEDAGVDLYVHAPYLINVATTNNRQRIPSRKLLQQHMDAAAELGAKGLIVHGGHVTDEDDPAKGFDNWRKAVEATDIKVPLLIENTAGGTNAMTRYLDRIKGTWDAIASAEGADMVGFCLDTCHAHAGGNALETIVDDVLAITGRIDLVHANDSRDAFDSGADRHANFGAGQIDPDLLAQVVRDAGAPVVCETPGGAAEHVTDFEWLVERIERL from the coding sequence ATGAGCGAGCTGCGCATCGGAGCCCACGTCGACCAGACCGACCCGATCGCGGAGGCCGCGGCGCGCGACGCCCCGCTGGTGCAGTTCTTCCTCGGCAACCCGCAGTCCTACAAGGGTCCCGTGCTCTCCTACGAGGGCGGCGCCGCGGCGCTGAGGGCGGCGGCCGAGGACGCGGGCGTGGACCTCTACGTGCACGCGCCGTACCTCATCAACGTCGCGACCACGAACAACCGCCAGCGGATCCCGAGCCGCAAGCTCCTGCAGCAGCACATGGACGCCGCGGCCGAGCTCGGCGCCAAGGGGCTGATCGTCCACGGCGGCCACGTCACCGACGAGGACGACCCGGCGAAGGGCTTCGACAACTGGCGCAAGGCGGTCGAGGCGACCGACATCAAGGTCCCCCTCCTGATCGAGAACACCGCCGGCGGCACCAACGCGATGACCCGCTACCTCGACCGGATCAAGGGCACCTGGGACGCGATCGCCAGCGCCGAGGGCGCCGACATGGTCGGCTTCTGCCTCGACACCTGCCACGCGCACGCCGGCGGCAACGCGCTCGAGACGATCGTCGACGACGTCCTGGCCATCACCGGCCGGATCGACCTCGTGCACGCCAACGACAGCCGCGACGCCTTCGACTCGGGCGCCGACCGGCACGCCAACTTCGGCGCCGGCCAGATCGACCCCGACCTGCTCGCGCAGGTCGTCCGCGACGCCGGCGCCCCGGTGGTGTGCGAGACGC
- the rplI gene encoding 50S ribosomal protein L9 produces the protein MKIILTQEVENLGAAGDVVEVKDGYGRNYLIPRGFAIRWTRGAQAQADSIKAARSARAVRDEAHAAEIKAKLEGGSVDVKVKAGQGGRLFGAVTTADIAAALGEAAGEAIDKRTIVLGNPIKSLGNHAVSVKLHDEVSVAVTLNVIPA, from the coding sequence ATGAAGATCATCCTGACCCAGGAGGTCGAGAACCTCGGCGCTGCTGGCGACGTGGTCGAGGTCAAGGACGGCTACGGCCGCAACTACCTCATCCCGCGCGGCTTCGCGATCCGCTGGACCCGCGGTGCGCAGGCCCAGGCCGACTCGATCAAGGCCGCCCGCTCCGCGCGCGCGGTCCGCGACGAGGCGCACGCCGCCGAGATCAAGGCCAAGCTCGAGGGCGGTTCCGTCGACGTCAAGGTCAAGGCCGGCCAGGGCGGTCGCCTGTTCGGTGCGGTCACCACGGCCGACATCGCCGCCGCGCTCGGCGAGGCCGCCGGCGAGGCGATCGACAAGCGGACCATCGTCCTCGGCAACCCGATCAAGTCGCTGGGCAACCACGCGGTCTCGGTCAAGCTGCACGACGAGGTCTCCGTCGCGGTGACGCTCAACGTCATCCCGGCCTGA
- a CDS encoding TetR/AcrR family transcriptional regulator, whose translation MTTTREKLLDATLRVVVGQGIAKASARTIATEAGVNQALVFYHFGSVDELLAAACEHGARQRIEAHRAALAAVTDVAGLVALARTVHAQEQAAGNVTLLGQLLAGSPSHPALGPATAAGLRLWASEVEQVLSRLLDAGPLAGLVDVPGLARAISASFVGIELYDAVDPAGASDAFAALEQLAGLVGVLDRLGPVERAALRRRVRRATA comes from the coding sequence ATGACGACCACCCGCGAGAAGCTGCTGGACGCGACCCTGCGCGTCGTCGTCGGCCAGGGGATCGCCAAGGCGTCGGCGCGGACGATCGCGACGGAGGCGGGGGTCAACCAGGCGCTGGTCTTCTACCACTTCGGCTCGGTCGACGAGCTGCTCGCGGCGGCCTGCGAACACGGTGCCCGCCAGCGCATCGAGGCGCACCGCGCCGCGCTGGCCGCCGTCACCGACGTCGCGGGACTCGTCGCCCTGGCCAGGACGGTCCACGCGCAGGAGCAGGCCGCCGGCAACGTCACCCTGCTCGGGCAGCTCCTCGCCGGGTCCCCCTCCCACCCGGCGCTCGGCCCGGCCACCGCCGCCGGCCTGCGGCTGTGGGCGAGCGAGGTCGAGCAGGTCCTCTCGCGGCTGCTCGACGCCGGTCCGCTGGCCGGCCTCGTCGACGTACCCGGGCTCGCGCGGGCGATCAGCGCGTCCTTCGTCGGCATCGAGCTGTACGACGCCGTGGACCCAGCCGGCGCGAGCGACGCCTTCGCGGCCCTCGAGCAGCTGGCCGGACTCGTCGGCGTCCTCGACCGGCTCGGCCCCGTCGAGCGGGCCGCCCTGCGCCGCCGCGTGCGCCGCGCCACCGCCTGA
- the rpsF gene encoding 30S ribosomal protein S6, translated as MRNYEVVVILDPSLDERTVQPSLDKYLNVVRNDGGTVDNVDVWGKRRLAYEIKKNAEGIYAIIKVTAAPATIDELDRQLTLNESVLRTKVLRPTV; from the coding sequence TTGCGCAACTACGAAGTCGTGGTCATCCTCGACCCGAGCCTCGACGAGCGGACGGTTCAGCCGTCGCTCGACAAGTACCTGAACGTCGTCCGCAACGACGGCGGCACCGTCGACAACGTCGACGTGTGGGGCAAGCGCCGCCTGGCGTACGAGATCAAGAAGAACGCCGAGGGCATCTACGCGATCATCAAGGTGACCGCTGCGCCGGCGACGATCGACGAGCTCGACCGCCAGCTGACCCTCAACGAGTCCGTGCTGCGGACGAAGGTCCTGCGCCCCACCGTCTGA
- the rpsR gene encoding 30S ribosomal protein S18, whose protein sequence is MAKAVVRKPKKKVCQFCKEKATGVDYKDTALLKKFISDRGKIRARRVTGNCVQHQRDIAIAVKNAREVALLPYTSSGR, encoded by the coding sequence ATGGCGAAGGCAGTCGTCCGCAAGCCGAAGAAGAAGGTTTGCCAGTTCTGCAAGGAGAAGGCCACCGGTGTCGACTACAAGGACACCGCCCTTCTGAAGAAGTTCATCTCCGACCGCGGCAAGATCCGCGCCCGTCGGGTGACCGGCAACTGCGTCCAGCACCAGCGTGACATCGCCATCGCGGTGAAGAACGCCCGCGAGGTCGCGCTGCTGCCCTACACCTCCAGCGGCCGCTGA
- a CDS encoding single-stranded DNA-binding protein, with product MAGDTVITVIGNLTDDPELRFTPSGAAVANFTVASTPRTFDRQTNEWKDGETLFLRCSIWRQAAENVAESLQKGMRVIAQGRLVSRSYEDREGQKRTVNELQVDEVGPSLTWATAKVTRANRSGGGGGGGYGGGNQGGGQGGYGGGGNQGGGRPAGGDPWGSQPSGGSNNGGGAPAGDPWAAPGVSGGDEPPF from the coding sequence ATGGCTGGCGACACCGTCATCACCGTTATCGGCAACCTGACCGACGACCCGGAGCTTCGCTTCACCCCGTCGGGCGCTGCGGTTGCCAACTTCACGGTGGCGTCGACCCCGCGCACCTTCGACCGGCAGACCAACGAGTGGAAGGACGGGGAGACCCTGTTCCTCCGCTGCTCGATCTGGCGGCAGGCCGCGGAGAACGTCGCGGAGTCCCTCCAGAAGGGCATGCGCGTCATCGCGCAGGGCCGTCTGGTGTCGCGGTCCTACGAGGACCGTGAGGGCCAGAAGCGCACGGTCAACGAGCTGCAGGTCGACGAGGTCGGCCCGTCGCTGACCTGGGCCACGGCCAAGGTCACCCGCGCCAACCGCTCCGGCGGTGGCGGCGGCGGTGGCTACGGCGGCGGCAACCAGGGCGGTGGCCAGGGCGGCTACGGCGGCGGTGGCAACCAGGGTGGCGGACGTCCCGCGGGCGGAGACCCGTGGGGCAGCCAGCCGTCCGGTGGATCCAACAACGGTGGCGGTGCGCCGGCCGGTGACCCCTGGGCCGCGCCCGGTGTCTCCGGTGGCGACGAGCCCCCGTTCTGA